Proteins encoded within one genomic window of Polaribacter sp. NJDZ03:
- the secDF gene encoding protein translocase subunit SecDF, with translation MQNKGLIKLFAILFGLVSLYQLSFTFLATKVEDDAVAYAESKGDNINARQKATFERKYLDSVANQEIINLGVASYSYNDVKDKEMNLGLDLKGGINAILQVSVKEVLRSLANDSKNVAFNQALDAADEAQKSSNATYLDLFFEEFEKVAGDTKLSDPSIFGTKALSDKITFNEANATVKETLQKEINSSIGTAFEVLRSRIDKFGVTQPNIQRIGNSGRIQIELPGAKDIERVTRLITSKAELQFWEVYTNAEVQNFFFSANAKVAELLKDNTVIEKVIDSTKTDDIDDLLGETVDSTAVNQKNLFTYLFPNVAQSQQQVSSLVGQARVLDTAMVNDLLSRKDVKALLPNELKYVKFLWDYKSNKGTDGSDLIGLYAIKGSRNGNANIEGDVILDASQVFDQLNKPEVSMTMNSSGTKQWAKMTTENQGKFVAVVLDNYVYTAPSVNTPITGGRTSISGGSMTITEAEDIATVLKAGKLPAAARIIQAEVVGPSLGQESIDHSIQSFGLAILLVLVWMMLYYGKAGLYADIALAVNILFIFGILASFNAVLTLPGIAGIILTIGMSVDANVIIFERIKESLSIKKGLKQSVGEGFSIKGALSAIIDANITTLLTGIILYVFGTGPIKGFALTLMIGIATSLFTAVFITRLLIDRSVNKGANITFNTSISKGWFQNINIEFLKKRKIAYIVSGAIIIAGIISIFSVGLKQGVDFKGGRSYVVRFDQSMNATEVASTLKDAFGTAPEVKTYGSDRQLKITTVYKIDEDGQDVDDQVQSALFTGLKSYLRTTTYQDFKPGFEKEGSGVMSYMKVEPTIADDIKTSALYAVFGSLLVVFLYILLRFRKVSFSIGAVVAVFHDVLIVLSVFSITYSFMPFDMEIGQSFIAAILTVVGYSLNDTVVIFDRIREFTGTHPNWKYSEVVDKGLSSTLGRTINTSLTTLLVMLAIFLFGGDSIKGFMFALIIGVVVGTYSSLFVATPIMYDTSKKEEKNN, from the coding sequence ATGCAGAATAAAGGACTTATAAAGTTATTTGCTATCCTTTTTGGGTTAGTAAGTTTATACCAATTATCATTTACATTTTTAGCCACTAAGGTTGAAGATGACGCTGTAGCTTACGCAGAGAGCAAAGGTGATAATATTAATGCAAGACAAAAAGCTACTTTTGAGAGAAAGTACTTAGACAGTGTTGCAAACCAAGAGATTATTAATTTAGGTGTTGCCTCTTACAGCTACAATGATGTAAAAGACAAAGAAATGAATCTTGGTCTAGATTTAAAAGGTGGTATTAACGCTATTTTACAAGTATCTGTAAAAGAAGTTTTAAGAAGCTTAGCTAACGATTCTAAAAACGTTGCTTTTAACCAAGCATTAGACGCTGCAGATGAAGCTCAAAAAAGTAGTAATGCTACTTATTTAGACTTATTTTTTGAAGAGTTTGAAAAAGTTGCTGGAGACACTAAATTAAGTGACCCTTCTATTTTTGGAACAAAAGCTTTAAGCGATAAAATTACTTTTAACGAAGCAAATGCTACAGTAAAAGAAACTTTACAAAAAGAAATTAACAGTTCTATTGGTACTGCGTTTGAAGTATTAAGAAGTAGAATTGATAAATTTGGTGTTACACAACCTAACATTCAAAGAATTGGAAATTCTGGTAGAATTCAAATTGAATTACCAGGAGCTAAAGATATTGAGCGTGTTACTCGTTTAATTACTAGTAAAGCAGAATTACAGTTTTGGGAAGTATACACCAATGCAGAAGTTCAAAACTTCTTTTTCTCTGCAAATGCTAAAGTTGCAGAACTTTTAAAAGACAACACAGTTATAGAGAAAGTTATAGACTCTACAAAAACAGATGATATTGATGATTTATTAGGGGAAACAGTAGATTCTACAGCTGTTAATCAAAAAAATCTTTTCACTTATTTATTTCCTAACGTAGCACAATCTCAACAACAAGTTAGTTCTTTAGTAGGACAAGCTAGAGTGTTAGATACTGCAATGGTAAATGATTTATTAAGTAGAAAAGACGTAAAAGCTTTATTGCCTAACGAATTAAAGTATGTTAAATTCTTATGGGATTATAAATCTAACAAAGGTACAGATGGAAGTGATCTAATTGGATTATATGCCATTAAAGGAAGTCGTAATGGTAATGCAAATATTGAGGGTGATGTTATTTTAGATGCTTCTCAAGTATTTGACCAATTAAATAAGCCAGAAGTTAGTATGACGATGAATAGTTCTGGTACTAAACAATGGGCTAAAATGACTACCGAAAACCAAGGTAAATTTGTTGCTGTTGTTTTAGATAACTATGTATATACTGCTCCTTCTGTAAATACACCAATTACAGGTGGTAGAACTTCTATCTCAGGTGGAAGTATGACTATTACAGAAGCAGAAGATATTGCAACTGTATTAAAAGCGGGTAAATTACCTGCAGCTGCAAGAATTATTCAAGCAGAAGTTGTTGGACCATCTTTAGGACAAGAATCTATAGATCACAGTATTCAATCTTTTGGACTAGCTATTTTATTAGTATTAGTTTGGATGATGTTATACTATGGTAAAGCTGGTTTATATGCAGACATCGCTTTAGCAGTAAACATCTTATTTATCTTCGGAATATTAGCTTCTTTCAACGCCGTGTTAACATTGCCTGGTATTGCAGGTATTATCTTAACCATTGGTATGTCTGTAGATGCAAACGTTATTATCTTTGAAAGGATTAAGGAAAGTTTATCAATTAAAAAAGGATTAAAACAATCTGTAGGAGAAGGATTCTCTATAAAAGGAGCTTTATCTGCAATTATAGATGCAAATATTACAACGCTTTTAACAGGTATTATCTTATATGTTTTTGGTACAGGACCAATTAAAGGTTTTGCGTTAACATTAATGATTGGTATTGCAACATCTTTATTTACAGCGGTATTTATTACCCGTTTGTTAATTGATAGATCTGTTAATAAAGGAGCTAACATAACGTTTAACACCTCTATCTCTAAAGGATGGTTCCAAAATATAAATATTGAATTCTTAAAGAAACGTAAGATTGCTTACATTGTTTCTGGAGCAATAATTATTGCAGGTATTATTTCTATTTTCTCAGTAGGGTTAAAGCAAGGTGTAGATTTTAAAGGAGGACGTTCTTACGTTGTTCGTTTCGATCAAAGCATGAATGCTACAGAAGTAGCTTCTACATTAAAAGATGCTTTTGGTACGGCACCAGAAGTAAAAACATATGGTTCTGATCGTCAATTAAAAATAACAACTGTTTATAAAATTGATGAAGACGGACAAGATGTAGATGACCAAGTGCAAAGTGCATTATTTACAGGGTTAAAATCTTATTTAAGAACAACTACTTACCAAGACTTTAAACCAGGTTTCGAAAAAGAAGGATCTGGAGTAATGAGTTATATGAAAGTAGAACCAACCATTGCAGATGATATTAAAACATCAGCATTATATGCAGTATTTGGCTCTTTACTAGTAGTTTTCTTATACATCTTATTACGTTTTAGAAAAGTTTCTTTCTCAATAGGTGCTGTAGTTGCAGTATTCCATGACGTATTAATAGTATTAAGTGTATTCTCTATCACATACAGCTTTATGCCTTTTGATATGGAAATAGGCCAATCGTTTATTGCTGCAATTCTAACAGTAGTGGGATACTCTCTGAATGATACCGTGGTAATTTTTGATAGAATTAGAGAATTTACAGGAACACACCCTAATTGGAAATACAGCGAAGTTGTAGACAAAGGACTGAGTTCTACTTTAGGTAGAACCATAAACACATCTTTAACAACATTATTAGTAATGTTAGCAATCTTCTTATTTGGAGGAGATTCTATTAAAGGATTTATGTTTGCCTTAATTATTGGTGTAGTAGTAGGTACTTACTCTTCATTATTTGTGGCAACACCAATTATGTATGACACTTCTAAAAAAGAAGAAAAAAATAATTAA
- the recQ gene encoding DNA helicase RecQ, translated as MKNQTHTLLKNVYGYDNFRPLQEEIINRTIDGKDSFVLMPTGGGKSICFQIPALVFDGITIVVSPLISLMKDQVQALKSNGIKADFFNSSISPQEENDVIGRAMNGELQLLYLSPEKLISVSNTWLKELNIKLVAIDEAHCVSMWGHDFRPEYTQLKVFRNSLPKVPFMALTATADKSARKDIEEQLGLTNSKLFISSFDRKNLSIEVKGQVPKQKKLQEIGNFIERRKEQSGIIYCLSRKNTEEVAGYLKQRGHSVAFYHAGMNNEEREKTQTDFINDDTKIIVATIAFGMGIDKSNVRFVIHYNLPKNLEGYYQEIGRAGRDGLPSETILYYNMRDFVLYSQFADGGANSDMQKEKLNRMLQFAEAKSCRRKILLSYFGEHLTENCGNCDVCENPPKDFEGTVITQKALSGIARMKEKDGITMLINVLRGSNNADIHSKQYFNLKTYGIGKDVSFFDWRDYVIQMANQGLIEIMYSENSALKISPIGWEVLKGEKTIRLTTPLTSDDKKKKAKTVKTTIEGEANKDLFTELKKIRYSIAKEENMPAYIIFNDKTLKLMASELPTTENEFLAISGVGMNKMEKYGDEFMNVIRKFKSVAKPRKVSTIQKTFDLFKEGLKPAEIAEKRNLSITTIFSHLSQLYMEGKEVELEKLVDAKVVDKVRIAFDELERKIELKPIFEKLNEQVSYGEIRLSITLILKNE; from the coding sequence GTGAAAAATCAAACTCATACCCTTTTAAAAAACGTTTACGGTTACGACAACTTTCGTCCTTTACAGGAAGAAATAATTAATAGAACCATAGACGGTAAAGACAGTTTTGTATTAATGCCCACTGGAGGAGGAAAATCAATTTGTTTCCAAATTCCTGCATTGGTTTTTGATGGAATTACCATTGTAGTTTCTCCATTGATTTCATTAATGAAAGACCAAGTACAAGCATTAAAATCTAACGGAATAAAAGCTGATTTCTTTAACAGCTCCATTTCTCCGCAAGAAGAAAACGATGTAATTGGTAGAGCAATGAATGGAGAATTACAGCTTTTGTATTTATCCCCAGAAAAATTAATATCCGTAAGCAATACTTGGCTAAAAGAATTAAACATAAAATTAGTCGCTATTGATGAAGCACACTGTGTTAGTATGTGGGGACACGATTTTAGACCCGAGTACACACAACTAAAAGTCTTTAGAAACTCTTTACCGAAAGTACCTTTTATGGCTTTAACCGCTACTGCGGATAAATCTGCTAGAAAAGATATTGAAGAACAATTGGGCTTAACAAACTCTAAATTATTTATTTCTTCTTTTGACAGAAAAAACTTAAGCATAGAAGTTAAAGGTCAAGTTCCAAAACAAAAAAAGCTACAAGAAATTGGTAATTTTATAGAGCGAAGAAAAGAACAGAGTGGTATTATTTACTGTTTGAGTAGAAAAAACACCGAAGAAGTAGCCGGTTACCTGAAGCAAAGAGGTCATTCTGTAGCATTTTATCACGCCGGAATGAATAATGAAGAAAGAGAAAAAACACAAACGGATTTTATAAATGACGACACCAAAATAATTGTAGCTACGATTGCCTTTGGAATGGGTATTGACAAATCGAATGTTCGATTTGTAATTCATTATAATTTACCTAAAAACTTAGAAGGCTATTATCAAGAAATAGGAAGAGCAGGAAGGGACGGTTTGCCATCAGAAACTATCCTCTACTACAACATGAGAGATTTTGTACTATACAGCCAATTTGCAGATGGTGGTGCAAATAGCGATATGCAAAAAGAAAAACTAAACAGAATGCTTCAATTTGCAGAAGCTAAATCATGTAGAAGAAAAATATTATTATCTTATTTTGGAGAGCATCTCACAGAAAATTGTGGAAATTGTGATGTTTGCGAAAATCCTCCTAAAGATTTTGAAGGTACTGTTATAACTCAAAAAGCACTTTCTGGAATTGCAAGAATGAAAGAAAAAGACGGAATTACTATGTTAATTAATGTCTTAAGAGGAAGTAACAATGCAGATATCCATTCCAAACAATATTTTAATCTAAAAACGTACGGAATAGGAAAAGATGTTAGTTTTTTTGATTGGCGGGATTATGTAATTCAAATGGCAAATCAAGGTTTGATAGAAATTATGTATAGCGAAAATTCTGCCTTAAAAATATCACCCATCGGGTGGGAAGTTTTAAAAGGAGAAAAAACCATACGACTAACAACACCTCTAACTTCTGATGATAAAAAGAAGAAAGCAAAAACCGTAAAAACAACTATTGAAGGTGAAGCAAATAAAGACTTATTCACAGAACTCAAAAAAATAAGATATTCCATCGCTAAAGAAGAAAACATGCCAGCGTACATCATTTTTAATGACAAAACATTAAAATTAATGGCAAGTGAACTTCCAACAACCGAAAATGAATTTTTAGCTATTTCTGGTGTTGGAATGAACAAAATGGAAAAGTATGGTGACGAATTTATGAACGTAATTCGTAAATTTAAAAGCGTGGCAAAACCTAGAAAAGTCAGCACCATTCAAAAAACTTTTGATTTATTTAAAGAAGGTTTAAAACCGGCAGAAATTGCAGAAAAAAGAAATTTATCTATCACAACTATTTTTTCACACCTTTCTCAATTGTATATGGAAGGAAAAGAGGTGGAATTAGAAAAACTTGTGGACGCAAAAGTTGTAGATAAAGTACGAATTGCTTTTGACGAGTTAGAAAGAAAAATAGAATTGAAACCCATTTTCGAAAAACTAAATGAGCAAGTTTCTTATGGAGAAATAAGGTTAAGTATTACTCTCATTTTAAAAAATGAATAA
- the mdh gene encoding malate dehydrogenase: MKVSVVGAGAVGASCAEYIAIKDFASEVVILDIKEGFAEGKAMDLMQTASLNSFDTKITGSTNDYSKTANSDVCVITSGIPRKPGMTREELIGINAGIVKTVSANLIEHSPNTIIIVVSNPMDTMTYLVHKTTGLPKNKIIGMGGALDSARFKYRLAEALGAPISDVDGMVIGGHSDTGMVPLTRLATRNSVPVSEFISEERLEQVLQDTKVGGATLTGLLGTSAWYAPGAAVSAMVQAIACDTKKIFPCSSLLEGEFGLNDLCIGVPVVLGKNGIESIVEIKLSDAEKTQIQASAKGVKATNALLEL; this comes from the coding sequence ATGAAAGTTTCAGTAGTAGGAGCTGGTGCAGTAGGCGCAAGTTGTGCAGAATACATCGCTATTAAGGATTTTGCATCCGAAGTTGTTATATTAGACATTAAAGAAGGTTTTGCAGAAGGTAAAGCAATGGATTTAATGCAAACTGCTTCTTTAAATAGTTTTGACACAAAAATTACAGGAAGTACAAATGACTATTCTAAAACAGCTAATTCTGATGTTTGTGTAATTACCTCTGGTATTCCACGTAAACCAGGAATGACTCGTGAAGAATTAATTGGTATAAACGCAGGAATTGTAAAAACAGTTTCAGCAAACTTAATAGAACACTCTCCAAACACAATTATCATTGTGGTTTCTAACCCAATGGATACAATGACTTATTTAGTTCATAAAACTACTGGGTTACCAAAAAATAAAATTATTGGAATGGGTGGTGCTTTAGATTCTGCTCGTTTTAAATACAGATTAGCAGAAGCTTTAGGTGCGCCTATTTCTGATGTTGACGGTATGGTAATTGGTGGTCACTCAGACACTGGTATGGTTCCTTTAACTCGTTTAGCAACTCGTAACTCTGTTCCTGTTTCAGAATTTATTTCTGAAGAAAGATTAGAACAAGTTTTACAAGACACTAAAGTTGGTGGTGCAACCTTAACTGGTTTATTAGGTACTTCTGCTTGGTACGCTCCAGGTGCAGCAGTTTCTGCAATGGTACAAGCAATTGCTTGTGATACTAAAAAAATATTCCCTTGTTCTTCTTTATTAGAAGGTGAATTCGGTTTAAATGATTTATGTATTGGAGTTCCTGTTGTTTTAGGTAAAAACGGAATTGAAAGCATTGTAGAAATTAAATTATCTGATGCTGAAAAAACTCAAATTCAAGCTTCTGCAAAAGGAGTAAAAGCTACTAACGCTTTGTTAGAATTGTAA
- a CDS encoding DUF6588 family protein — MKKSILIFIGVFAFTLNTKAQDGFESILLAEKADSQKLMQAYFAPAMEGFINAMNNGWYHTAEVHKTFGFDIAVGASSAMIPSEKELFNISALGLTSVTSSSPTASTFAGPNQTTSMTVNTTVNGKNVTANFDSPGGALEDLPAKGVPAPIAQVTIGLPWKLEAMVRVLPKINIGEDDGSVNMLGLGLKKEITSWFGPIDKLPLHVSLLAAYTTMDVDYGIGDYDSDNLEIRNGLTQFKLKAFTAQAIASLNFPIINIYGGIGYNSGSSTYKMNGTFTGIYETGQPAPNDTVKESLNVPTNLDFESRGFTSTIGARLSLGFFKIFGSYSIQEYNTASLGIAISIR; from the coding sequence ATGAAAAAAAGCATTTTAATTTTTATCGGCGTATTCGCCTTTACACTTAACACAAAAGCACAAGATGGTTTTGAATCTATCTTACTAGCAGAAAAAGCCGATTCACAAAAATTAATGCAAGCCTATTTTGCACCTGCAATGGAAGGTTTTATCAACGCCATGAATAACGGATGGTACCACACTGCCGAAGTACATAAGACTTTTGGTTTTGATATTGCAGTAGGAGCAAGTTCTGCAATGATTCCTTCGGAAAAAGAACTTTTTAACATTTCTGCTTTAGGATTAACCTCTGTAACCTCTAGCTCACCAACAGCATCTACTTTTGCTGGACCAAACCAAACAACATCTATGACAGTTAACACAACTGTTAATGGTAAAAATGTTACGGCAAACTTCGATTCACCAGGAGGAGCATTAGAAGACCTACCTGCTAAAGGCGTACCTGCACCTATAGCACAAGTAACCATAGGTTTACCTTGGAAACTAGAAGCAATGGTTAGAGTGTTACCTAAAATCAATATCGGAGAAGACGATGGTTCTGTAAACATGTTAGGTTTAGGTCTTAAAAAAGAAATTACAAGTTGGTTTGGACCAATAGACAAATTACCACTACACGTATCGTTATTAGCAGCTTACACAACCATGGACGTAGACTATGGAATTGGAGATTATGACTCAGATAACCTTGAAATTAGAAATGGGTTAACTCAGTTTAAATTAAAAGCATTTACAGCACAAGCAATTGCCTCTTTAAACTTTCCTATTATAAACATTTACGGAGGTATTGGATATAATAGCGGTAGCTCTACTTATAAAATGAATGGTACATTTACAGGTATCTATGAAACAGGACAACCAGCACCAAACGACACCGTTAAAGAATCTTTAAATGTTCCTACGAACTTAGATTTTGAGTCAAGAGGTTTTACATCTACAATAGGCGCTAGATTAAGCTTAGGATTCTTCAAAATATTTGGTAGTTATTCAATTCAAGAATACAACACAGCTAGTTTAGGTATTGCAATTAGTATCAGATAA